The following coding sequences lie in one Primulina huaijiensis isolate GDHJ02 chromosome 2, ASM1229523v2, whole genome shotgun sequence genomic window:
- the LOC140971877 gene encoding uncharacterized protein, producing MLETGPITWQRFREAFLRQYFPTAVQAQKLSEFESLVQEPNMSVVEYSSKFHSLGTYSPTIMGDEALKMHRIKKGLNSRIQSALSVIDPNSFDELMGAAIRAENDIKRREGENKLKRPQSSQYQPSQQFKKPRFSSNQFTSTPARRTTSSQSSQEEVKCQKCGVTHTSECRRNSGACFRCGKMDHHIAQCHFPDPRNGPACGTTPNNPKENKPNARVYAITQEEADNSNDVVAGAKPDNLEEPYRVATPANRILETRTLYRDIGVLIENQNFKANLIQLNMVKFDVILGMDWLAKNHALVDCHGKMVTIQAPHQEKILFHGKTKERKTLFSASQTWKAMKSGEEVYLAMLSEVKKETTLSLEEILVVQEFPDVFPEEIPSELPDREVEF from the exons ATGTTAGAGACGGGACCTATCACCTGGCAAAGGTTCCGGGAAGCATTTTTGAGACAGTATTTCCCGACAGCTGTTCAAGCGCAGAAGCTGTCAGAATTTGAAAGCTTGGTTCAAGAACCAAACATGTCAGTGGTGGAGTATTCATCCAAGTTCCACTCATTGGGAACTTACTCCCCAACCATCATGGGAGACGAGGCCTTGAAGATGCATCGCATCAAGAAAGGATTGAACAGTCGTATTCAATCTGCCCTTTCCGTGATCGATCCCAAcagttttgatgaattgatggGAGCCGCCATCAGGGCTGAGAATGACATTAAGAGGCGTGAAGGTGAGAACAAACTTAAACGTCCTCAGTCAAGCCAGTACCAACCGAGCCAACAATTCAAGAAGCCTAGGTTTTCAAGCAACCAATTTACCAGTACTCCAGCCAGAAGAACCACTTCTTCTCAATCAAGCCAAGAGGAAGTCAAGTGCCAAAAATGTGGAGTCACTCATACTAGTGAATGCCGAAGGAATTCTGGAGCTTGTTTCCGTTGTGGAAAGATGGACCACCACATTGCTCAATGTCATTTTCCAGATCCAAGGAATGGTCCAGCATGTGGAACAACTCCAAATAATCCAAAGGAGAACAAGCCAAATGCTCGAGTCTATGCTATCACTCAAGAAGAGGCTGACAACTCCAATGATGTCGTAGCTG GAGCTAAGCCTGATAACTTAGAAGAACCATACAGAGTAGCAACTCCTGCAAATCGGATTTTAGAAACTCGTACTCTATATCGAGATATTGGTGTTCTCATAGAGAATCAGAATTTCAAGGCAAACTTAATCCAACTAAACATGGTGAAATTCGATGTaattcttggaatggattggttagccaagAATCATGCTTTAGTAGACTGTCATGGAAAGATGGTAACCATCCAAGCCCCACaccaagagaaaattttatttcatggcaAGACCAAAGAACGAAAGACTCTTTTTTCTGCTTCTCaaacttggaaagccatgaaaagtggagaagaagTTTACCTAGCTATGTTAAGCGAGGTAAAAAAAGAAACCACACTTTCACTAGAAGAGATTCTGGTAGTACAAGAATTTCCGGATGTCTTTCCTGAAGAAATCCCTAGCGAACTTCCCGACCGTGAAGTGGAATTTTAG
- the LOC140963528 gene encoding auxin-responsive protein IAA13 isoform X2, with protein MEPILGLLGSGGGGGGGGIGGLNEKTALNASKMEKDYMGIQKEAELELGLCLSLGGGGGAGGVKGKGSAAAWGEYGRILTAKDFPNGFCAGTKRERAAADSDLETGTAASTGVSQVVGWPPIKAYRMNTLVNHVKNSSIEEDKGVGGNEKNENSKKKINHGSNKNDTCAKERIHPWFVKVNMDGLQIGRKVDLNAHTSYEMLAKTLEDMFFNPALNINGGNDQTIQPPKLLDATSEFALTYEDKEGDWMLVGDVPWGMFMNTLKRLKIMRTSDAKGLAPKFQERNAIQKGRQYKR; from the exons ATGGAACCAATTCTTGGTTTACTCGGATcaggtggtggtggaggtggtggtgggaTTGGAGGGTTGAATGAGAAAACTGCTTTGAATGCTTCAAAAATGGAAAAAGATTACATGGGCATACAGAAGGAGGCTGAGCTTGAGCTGGGTTTATGCCTGAGTCTCGGCGGCGGCGGTGGTGCTGGAGGGGTGAAGGGGAAGGGTTCTGCTGCTGCATGGGGTGAGTATGGGAGAATATTGACTGCAAAAGATTTCCCAAATGGATTTTGTGCTGGCACAAAGAGGGAACGAGCTGCTGCTGATTCAGATCTCGAAACTGGAACTGCTGCTTCAACTGGTGTTAG TCAGGTTGTGGGATGGCCTCCTATAAAGGCATACAGGATGAATACATTGGTTAACCATGTGAAGAATTCGAGCATCGAAGAAGATAAGGGAGTTGGTGGGAACGAAAAAAATGAGAACTCAAAGAAGAAAATCAATCATGGAAGCAACAAGAATGACACCTGCGCTAAAGAAAGAATTCATCCGTGGTTCGTTAAGGTTAATATGGATGGATTGCAAATTGGAAGGAAAGTGGACTTGAATGCTCATACGAGCTATGAAATGCTAGCGAAAACATTGGAGGATATGTTCTTCAATCCAGCCTTGAATATTA ATGGTGGAAATGATCAAACGATACAACCTCCTAAGCTTTTGGATGCAACATCCGAGTTCGCGCTCACATATGAGGATAAAGAAGGTGACTGGATGCTTGTGGGAGATGTTCCTTGGGG gATGTTTATGAACACCTTGAAACGACTCAAGATCATGAGAACTTCGGATGCCAAAGGACTTG cTCCAAAATTCCAAGAAAGGAATGCGATACAAAAGGGCAGACAATATAAGAGGTAA
- the LOC140958827 gene encoding mitochondrial import receptor subunit TOM9-2-like: MASLARSGGRKSGSDGVISRISNSSLAKKGKAAASDVPYVTKRLLKSTGKAAWIVATTFIVLGLPLIIEMEREAQFNELELQQNSLLGAPPAQPAFPGPPK; encoded by the coding sequence ATGGCTTCTCTAGCCAGATCAGGCGGCAGAAAAAGCGGCAGCGACGGCGTCATATCCCGAATCTCCAATTCCTCTCTCGCGAAGAAGGGAAAGGCCGCCGCTTCCGATGTGCCCTACGTCACGAAGCGCCTCCTGAAAAGCACGGGCAAGGCGGCTTGGATCGTCGCAACCACCTTCATTGTGCTGGGGCTTCCTCTGATCATTGAGATGGAGCGCGAGGCGCAGTTCAACGAACTTGAGCTCCAGCAAAACTCCCTCCTCGGTGCCCCTCCGGCACAACCTGCTTTCCCCGGCCCACCGAAGTGA
- the LOC140958835 gene encoding major allergen Pru av 1-like, with translation MTVVEYADEIKVQVSPKRMFKALITDAHHSLPKIIPHIFKSIDILEGEGGTAGCIRKISFSDVIPFTHLKDKMAVVDTEKLQAKINLFEGPMLGEKMESIFSEKWFVDSGNDGCIIKWKHHLHLKPGHTHVSEEEFNGVTEFSTTFLTAAEAYLVAHPDVCA, from the exons ATGACGGTCGTCGAATATGCTGATGAAATCAAAGTTCAGGTCTCCCCTAAGAGGATGTTCAAAGCATTGATAACCGATGCTCACCACAGCTTACCAAAAATAATCCCTCACATCTTCAAAAGCATCGACATTCTCGAAGGGGAAGGTGGCACCGCCGGATGTATTAGGAAAATAAGTTTCTCCGATG TGATTCCATTCACTCACTTGAAAGACAAGATGGCAGTCGTAGACACAGAAAAACTACAGGCAAAGATCAATCTCTTCGAGGGACCGATGCTCGGGGAGAAGATGGAGTCGATATTTTCCGAGAAGTGGTTCGTGGATTCCGGCAATGACGGATGCATAATCAAGTGGAAGCATCATCTGCACTTGAAGCCTGGACACACCCATGTCTCAGAGGAAGAATTCAACGGAGTAACAGAATTTAGCACCACATTCTTAACCGCTGCTGAGGCATATCTTGTGGCTCATCCTGATGTATGTGCGTAG
- the LOC140963528 gene encoding auxin-responsive protein IAA13 isoform X1 produces MEPILGLLGSGGGGGGGGIGGLNEKTALNASKMEKDYMGIQKEAELELGLCLSLGGGGGAGGVKGKGSAAAWGEYGRILTAKDFPNGFCAGTKRERAAADSDLETGTAASTGVSSQVVGWPPIKAYRMNTLVNHVKNSSIEEDKGVGGNEKNENSKKKINHGSNKNDTCAKERIHPWFVKVNMDGLQIGRKVDLNAHTSYEMLAKTLEDMFFNPALNINGGNDQTIQPPKLLDATSEFALTYEDKEGDWMLVGDVPWGMFMNTLKRLKIMRTSDAKGLAPKFQERNAIQKGRQYKR; encoded by the exons ATGGAACCAATTCTTGGTTTACTCGGATcaggtggtggtggaggtggtggtgggaTTGGAGGGTTGAATGAGAAAACTGCTTTGAATGCTTCAAAAATGGAAAAAGATTACATGGGCATACAGAAGGAGGCTGAGCTTGAGCTGGGTTTATGCCTGAGTCTCGGCGGCGGCGGTGGTGCTGGAGGGGTGAAGGGGAAGGGTTCTGCTGCTGCATGGGGTGAGTATGGGAGAATATTGACTGCAAAAGATTTCCCAAATGGATTTTGTGCTGGCACAAAGAGGGAACGAGCTGCTGCTGATTCAGATCTCGAAACTGGAACTGCTGCTTCAACTGGTGTTAG TAGTCAGGTTGTGGGATGGCCTCCTATAAAGGCATACAGGATGAATACATTGGTTAACCATGTGAAGAATTCGAGCATCGAAGAAGATAAGGGAGTTGGTGGGAACGAAAAAAATGAGAACTCAAAGAAGAAAATCAATCATGGAAGCAACAAGAATGACACCTGCGCTAAAGAAAGAATTCATCCGTGGTTCGTTAAGGTTAATATGGATGGATTGCAAATTGGAAGGAAAGTGGACTTGAATGCTCATACGAGCTATGAAATGCTAGCGAAAACATTGGAGGATATGTTCTTCAATCCAGCCTTGAATATTA ATGGTGGAAATGATCAAACGATACAACCTCCTAAGCTTTTGGATGCAACATCCGAGTTCGCGCTCACATATGAGGATAAAGAAGGTGACTGGATGCTTGTGGGAGATGTTCCTTGGGG gATGTTTATGAACACCTTGAAACGACTCAAGATCATGAGAACTTCGGATGCCAAAGGACTTG cTCCAAAATTCCAAGAAAGGAATGCGATACAAAAGGGCAGACAATATAAGAGGTAA